AGCTTTGATATCAACAGAGCTATTGGCGCTAGAGTTTAAGGATTTTAAAGTAGCTGCTGCGTTCAATAATTTATTCATGCCCTTTTCAGCAGCTTGCAAAGCATCGTTAGAAAAATCCAATGGACTACGATAGTGAGCTTGTAAGATGAAAAAACGCACCGTCATAGGGCTGTAAGCACGTTCTAAAAGTTCGTGGCTTCCACTAAAAAACTCTTCTAGGTTAATGAAGTTGCCAAGGGATTTCCCCATCTTTTGTCCGTTGATGGTAATCATGTTATTATGCATCCAATATTTGGCGGGGTCGCATTTGTTACAAGCATTAGACTGGGCTATTTCTGCTTCGTGGTGAGGGAAAACCAAGTCCATACCACCACCATGAATGTCGAAGGTATCACCTAAGTATTTGCTGCTCATGGCAGAACATTCTAAGTGCCACCCTGGGAAACCGTCACTCCAAGGTGAGGGCCAACGCATGATGTGTTCAGGAGCGGCTTTTTTCCATATAGCAAAATCTACTGGGCTTTTCTTTTCACTTTGCCCTTCTAAGGCTCTAGTATTTTCAAGGGTATCCTCTAGGTTTCTGCCTGAAAGTTTGCCGTAAGGGAAATCCTCATTGTATTTATTGACATCCAAATAAACAGAGCCATTGACTTCATAAGCATAGCCGTTATTGATAATGGTTTTTACCATTTCTATTTGCTCAATAATATGCCCTGTGGCCCTTGGCTCTATTGATGGTGGCAAACAGTTTAGTGCTTCTACAGCCTTGTGGTA
The nucleotide sequence above comes from Flavobacteriales bacterium. Encoded proteins:
- the cysS gene encoding cysteine--tRNA ligase — encoded protein: MSLDLHIYNTLSRQKEAFKPLLPNFVGMYVCGPTVYGEPHLGHARPSITFDIVFRYLQHLGLKVRYVRNITDAGHLVDDADQGEDKIAKKARLEKLEPMEVVQFYTIKYHKAVEALNCLPPSIEPRATGHIIEQIEMVKTIINNGYAYEVNGSVYLDVNKYNEDFPYGKLSGRNLEDTLENTRALEGQSEKKSPVDFAIWKKAAPEHIMRWPSPWSDGFPGWHLECSAMSSKYLGDTFDIHGGGMDLVFPHHEAEIAQSNACNKCDPAKYWMHNNMITINGQKMGKSLGNFINLEEFFSGSHELLERAYSPMTVRFFILQAHYRSPLDFSNDALQAAEKGMNKLLNAAATLKSLNSSANSSVDIKALEDKCFKAMNDDFNTPILIAHLFEAVRIVNSAKAGTEQINQEDIKSLNRLFDTFVFNILGLQEDQDTKGNDLTKEVMNIILQLRGNAKANKDWTSADLIRDELKKLNIEVRDGSDGSSWEVKN